One genomic region from Tripterygium wilfordii isolate XIE 37 chromosome 20, ASM1340144v1, whole genome shotgun sequence encodes:
- the LOC119987164 gene encoding pentatricopeptide repeat-containing protein PNM1, mitochondrial-like, which produces MPSLQLGRVLRYCLLSSSSSSSWLIRPNTFSSRLATTYFPKFQFLSRPFSSQEPQSQDPDPVALSISTELLQSSNTDTLSVSERLHLNFSHITPTSSLILQTLNLSPDAGRTVLGFHHWLVSSADFKHTDDTLSFFIDYFGRRKDFKATDEILAAGKGVAGDRTLESVIDRLVRAGRPTQVVGFFERMEREYGFKRDKNSLKMVVEKLCENGYANYAEKMVKNLANEIFPDEVICDLLIKGCCVDGKLEEAKRLAGEMYRGGFEIGIMSYNAILDCVCKLCRQKDPFRLQSEAEKVLVDMETDGVPRNVETFNVLISNLCKLRKTEDAMNLFYRMGEWGCHPNETTFLVLIRSLYQAARVAEGDEMIDRMKSAGYGEKLDKKAYYGFLKILCGIERLEHAMTVFKKMKDDGCEAGIKTYDLLMGKWCSLKRIDKANALFNEALKNGVPVTPKEYRVDPRFLKKPKADEKKEKKRETLPEKMARKRRRLKQIRLSFVKKPQKRRAI; this is translated from the coding sequence ATGCCGTCTCTGCAACTGGGCAGAGTTCTTCGTTACTGTCTAttatcctcttcttcttcttcatcatggCTTATTCGACCCAATACTTTTTCTTCTCGTCTTGCCACTACCTACTTTCCTAAATTTCAGTTTCTCTCCAGACCTTTCTCCTCTCAAGAACCACAATCTCAAGACCCTGATCCGGTAGCTCTCTCTATCTCCACCGAGCTTCTCCAGAGTTCCAACACAGACACTCTCTCTGTCTCGGAAAGGCTTCACCTTAATTTCTCTCATATCACTCCCACATCTTCCCTGATACTTCAAACACTCAATCTCTCCCCAGATGCTGGACGGACGGTTCTTGGTTTTCACCATTGGCTGGTATCGAGCGCCGATTTCAAACACACCGACGATACCCTCTCCTTCTTTATCGATTACTTTGGACGCCGAAAGGATTTTAAGGCGACCGATGAGATTCTTGCGGCCGGTAAAGGTGTTGCAGGGGACAGAACGCTTGAATCGGTTATTGACCGCCTTGTGCGTGCTGGGAGGCCCACACAGGTTGTTGGGTTTTTTGAGCGGATGGAGAGGGAATATGGGTTTAAGCGTGACAAAAACTCTCTGAAAATGgttgtggagaaattatgtgaaaATGGGTATGCGAATTATGCTGAGAAAATGGTCAAGAACTTGGCAAATGAGATATTTCCGGATGAGGTTATATGTGATCTGTTGATCAAAGGTTGCTGTGTTGATGGGAAGCTTGAGGAGGCCAAGAGATTGGCAGGAGAGATGTATAGAGGAGGGTTTGAGATTGGGATAATGTCTTATAATGCCATTTTGGATTGTGTTTGTAAGCTTTGTAGACAGAAAGACCCCTTTCGGCTTCAATCCGAGGCTGAGAAGGTATTGGTGGATATGGAGACTGATGGGGTTCCGAGGAATGTGGAGACCTTTAATGTATTGATTAGTAACTTGTGCAAGCTTAGGAAGACAGAGGATGCAATGAACTTGTTTTATAGAATGGGGGAGTGGGGATGTCATCCTAATGAGACAACATTTCTTGTTTTGATTAGGAGCTTGTATCAGGCAGCAAGGGTGGCTGAGGGGGATGAAATGATTGATAGGATGAAGTCTGCAGGCTATGGAGAAAAGCTCGATAAGAAGGCATATTATGGATTCTTGAAGATCTTGTGTGGGATTGAGAGGCTTGAGCATGCTATGACTGTTTTTAAGAAGATGAAAGATGATGGGTGTGAAGCAGGGATCAAGACATACGATTTGTTGATGGGCAAGTGGTGTTCCCTTAAGAGAATCGATAAAGCCAATGCATTGTTTAATGAAGCATTGAAGAATGGAGTTCCGGTGACACCTAAAGAGTACAGGGTGGACCCGAGGTTCCTGAAGAAACCAAAGGCTgatgagaagaaagagaagaaacggGAAACGTTGCCTGAGAAAATGGCTAGGAAAAGGAGACGTCTTAAGCAAATTCGGCTTAGTTTTGTGAAGAAACCACAAAAAAGAAGAGCCATTTGA
- the LOC119987165 gene encoding RHOMBOID-like protein 12, mitochondrial isoform X2: MHRLVSLRLASNFSKKNTFSLQSHPYKSVSGLTRPAYQDPVVGSSLTNPFHHFRPCQSHHSLSSGTTRGFLSNTLLVKQFLSSNTHLRVSSRGLNDFKVGYLRAQFRRGISGFGSGFNRKSWFHQLNANDAVFGLIVANVAVFMLWRIADRRFMVENFMISLDNIKSGRVHTMITSAFSHIDLEHIISNMIGLYFFGMNIGRTFGPEFLLKLYLAGAIGGSVFYLVHHALMASSSKGQGMSAFDPSRTPGLGASGAVNAILLLDIFLHPKATLYFDFIIPVPAMLLGIFLIGKDILRIIEGESNISGSAHLGGAVVAAIAWARIKKGRF; encoded by the exons ATGCATAGGCTCGTCTCTCTCAGACTTGCCTCCAATTTCTCAAAGAAAAACACATTCTCTCTTCAGTCTCATCCCTACAAATCCGTCTCTGGTCTCACTAGACCAGCCTACCAAGACCCTGTTGTTGGCTCCTCTCTCACCAACCCATTTCACCATTTCCGACCATGTCAATCGCATCACAGTCTCTCATCAGGGACTACTCGTGGGTTTCTATCGAACACATTGCTCGTAAAGCAGTTCTTGTCatcaaatacacacttgagggtCTCAAGCAGAGGTCTCAATGATTTCAAAGTCGGATACTTGAGGGCTCAATTTCGTAGAGGGATTTCCGGGTTCGGTTCTGGATTCAACAG GAAATCATGGTTCCACCAACTAAATGCTAATGACGCAGTTTTTGGCTTGATTGTTGCAAATGTCGCTGTTTTTATGTTATGGCGTATAGCAGATCGAAGATTTATGGTGGAAAACTTTATG ATTTCATTGGACAATATCAAAAGTGGGCGGGTGCATACCATGATAACTTCTGCATTCAGTCACATTGATCTTGAGCACATCATATCCAACATGATTGGACTTTACTTTTTTGGGATGAAT ATTGGAAGAACTTTTGGACCTGAATTTTTGTTGAAGCTGTATCTGGCTGGCGCAATTGGTGGCTCCGTGTTCTACTTAGTTCACCATGCCTTAATGGCTTCTTCATCAAAG GGTCAAGGAATGTCGGCATTCGACCCTTCAAGGACTCCAGGACTG GGGGCAAGTGGAGCTGTAAATGCAATCTTGCTGCTTGATATATTCCTACATCCAAAAGCTACTCTATACTTTGATTTCATCATACCAGTTCCAGCTATGTTACTG GGGATCTTCCTTATTGGGAAGGATATACTGAGGATAATAGAG GGAGAGAGTAATATTTCAGGATCAGCACATCTGGGGGGTGCGGTGGTTGCAGCTATTGCGTGGGCTCGAATTAAGAAGGGGCGTTTCTGA
- the LOC119987088 gene encoding cleavage stimulation factor subunit 50 isoform X1, whose product MENNIEDGKLNRQLHALIVAHLRDSNLNQAASAVASATMTPLDVEAPPHKLLELFAKGLAAEKEDMLRGVSSTVMYDLGASIPAGYGSIPAPRAASIDFSAVQDKKGTSKNYRKHETRHLSEHKNVARCARFSPDGRFVATGSADTSIKLFEISKVKQMMLPDTKDAPVRPVIRTFYDHIQPINDLDFHPHNTILISGAKDHTIKFFDFSKATAKRAFRFLQDTHNVRSVNFHPSGDFLLAGTDHPIPHLYDVNTFQCYLSANVPDIGVNGAINQVRYSSTGSLYVTASKDGAVRLWDGVSASCARSIVGAHGTAEVTSAIFTKDQRFVLSCGKDSSVKLWEVGSGRLIKQYVGATHTQLRCQVVFNDTEEFILSIDDASNEIVIWDALTAEKVARWPSNHVGAPRWLEHSPTEAAFISCGTDRSVRFWKEAI is encoded by the exons ATGGAGAACAACATTGAAGATGGCAAGCTCAATCGTCAGCTCCACGCACTCATCGTCGCTCATCTTCGCGACAGCAATCTCAATCAG GCTGCAAGTGCTGTTGCTTCAGCGACGATGACGCCCTTGGATGTGGAGGCCCCTCCTCATAAGCTTCTCGAACTGTTTGCTAAG GGTCTTGCAGCGGAGAAGGAAGACATGTTAAGAGGAGTGTCATCGACTGTAATGTATGACTTGGGGGCTTCAATTCCTGCCGGATATGGCTCCATCCCGGCTCCACGCGCTGCCTCTATCGATTTCAG TGCTGTGCAGGATAAAAAAGGCACATCAAAGAATTACAGAAAGCATGAAACCCGGCATCTTTCTGAGCACAAG AATGTTGCCAGGTGTGCACGGTTTAGTCCTGATGGGCGGTTTGTTGCAACTGGAAGTGCAGACACATCAATTAAGCTTTTTGAG ATTTCAAAAGTCAAGCAAATGATGCTTCCAGATACAAAGGACGCCCCAGTTCGACCAGTTATAAGGACATTTTATGACCATATACAA CCAATAAACGATCTGGATTTCCATCCTCATAATACTATACTGATATCAGGGGCCAAAGATCACACAATAAA GTTCTTTGATTTTTCAAAAGCTACTGCAAAGAGAGCTTTCAGATTTCTCCAG GACACTCATAATGTTCGTTCTGTTAATTTTCATCCTTCTGGAGATTTCCTTCTAGCAG GAACTGATCATCCTATTCCACATTTGTATGATGTCAACACCTTTCAGTGCTATCTATCAGCGAATGTCCCAGATATTGGTGTAAATGGAGCCATAAATCAG GTGAGATATTCCTCTACAGGTAGCTTGTATGTTACGGCATCTAAAGATGGTGCTGTTAGGTTGTGGGATGGGGTGAGTGCCAGTTGTGCACGCTCAATAGTTGGTGCACATGGAACAGCAGAAGTCACAAGTGCAATTTTTACAAAAGATCAAAG GTTTGTTCTTTCCTGTGGAAAGGACTCTTCTGTGAAACTTTGGGAGGTTGGCTCTGGAAGATTGATCAAACAGTATGTAGGAGCTACGCATACACAATTGCGATGCCAG GTTGTTTTTAATGATACTGAAGAATTTATACTATCTATAGACGATGCAAGCAACGAG ATTGTTATCTGGGATGCGTTAACAGCAGAGAAAGTGGCAAGGTGGCCTTCCAACCACGTTGGTGCACCACGCTGGCTGGAGCACTCTCCCACTGAGGCAGCCTTCATATCTTGTGGGACTGACAGGTCAGTCAGGTTCTGGAAGGAAGCTATCTAG
- the LOC119987088 gene encoding cleavage stimulation factor subunit 50 isoform X3, giving the protein MTWGLQFLPDMAPSRLHALPLSISVLCRIKKAHQRITESMKPGIFLSTRCARFSPDGRFVATGSADTSIKLFEISKVKQMMLPDTKDAPVRPVIRTFYDHIQPINDLDFHPHNTILISGAKDHTIKFFDFSKATAKRAFRFLQDTHNVRSVNFHPSGDFLLAGTDHPIPHLYDVNTFQCYLSANVPDIGVNGAINQVRYSSTGSLYVTASKDGAVRLWDGVSASCARSIVGAHGTAEVTSAIFTKDQRFVLSCGKDSSVKLWEVGSGRLIKQYVGATHTQLRCQVVFNDTEEFILSIDDASNEIVIWDALTAEKVARWPSNHVGAPRWLEHSPTEAAFISCGTDRSVRFWKEAI; this is encoded by the exons ATGACTTGGGGGCTTCAATTCCTGCCGGATATGGCTCCATCCCGGCTCCACGCGCTGCCTCTATCGATTTCAG TGCTGTGCAGGATAAAAAAGGCACATCAAAGAATTACAGAAAGCATGAAACCCGGCATCTTTCTGAGCACAAG GTGTGCACGGTTTAGTCCTGATGGGCGGTTTGTTGCAACTGGAAGTGCAGACACATCAATTAAGCTTTTTGAG ATTTCAAAAGTCAAGCAAATGATGCTTCCAGATACAAAGGACGCCCCAGTTCGACCAGTTATAAGGACATTTTATGACCATATACAA CCAATAAACGATCTGGATTTCCATCCTCATAATACTATACTGATATCAGGGGCCAAAGATCACACAATAAA GTTCTTTGATTTTTCAAAAGCTACTGCAAAGAGAGCTTTCAGATTTCTCCAG GACACTCATAATGTTCGTTCTGTTAATTTTCATCCTTCTGGAGATTTCCTTCTAGCAG GAACTGATCATCCTATTCCACATTTGTATGATGTCAACACCTTTCAGTGCTATCTATCAGCGAATGTCCCAGATATTGGTGTAAATGGAGCCATAAATCAG GTGAGATATTCCTCTACAGGTAGCTTGTATGTTACGGCATCTAAAGATGGTGCTGTTAGGTTGTGGGATGGGGTGAGTGCCAGTTGTGCACGCTCAATAGTTGGTGCACATGGAACAGCAGAAGTCACAAGTGCAATTTTTACAAAAGATCAAAG GTTTGTTCTTTCCTGTGGAAAGGACTCTTCTGTGAAACTTTGGGAGGTTGGCTCTGGAAGATTGATCAAACAGTATGTAGGAGCTACGCATACACAATTGCGATGCCAG GTTGTTTTTAATGATACTGAAGAATTTATACTATCTATAGACGATGCAAGCAACGAG ATTGTTATCTGGGATGCGTTAACAGCAGAGAAAGTGGCAAGGTGGCCTTCCAACCACGTTGGTGCACCACGCTGGCTGGAGCACTCTCCCACTGAGGCAGCCTTCATATCTTGTGGGACTGACAGGTCAGTCAGGTTCTGGAAGGAAGCTATCTAG
- the LOC119987165 gene encoding RHOMBOID-like protein 12, mitochondrial isoform X1 encodes MHRLVSLRLASNFSKKNTFSLQSHPYKSVSGLTRPAYQDPVVGSSLTNPFHHFRPCQSHHSLSSGTTRGFLSNTLLVKQFLSSNTHLRVSSRGLNDFKVGYLRAQFRRGISGFGSGFNRRGWKSWFHQLNANDAVFGLIVANVAVFMLWRIADRRFMVENFMISLDNIKSGRVHTMITSAFSHIDLEHIISNMIGLYFFGMNIGRTFGPEFLLKLYLAGAIGGSVFYLVHHALMASSSKGQGMSAFDPSRTPGLGASGAVNAILLLDIFLHPKATLYFDFIIPVPAMLLGIFLIGKDILRIIEGESNISGSAHLGGAVVAAIAWARIKKGRF; translated from the exons ATGCATAGGCTCGTCTCTCTCAGACTTGCCTCCAATTTCTCAAAGAAAAACACATTCTCTCTTCAGTCTCATCCCTACAAATCCGTCTCTGGTCTCACTAGACCAGCCTACCAAGACCCTGTTGTTGGCTCCTCTCTCACCAACCCATTTCACCATTTCCGACCATGTCAATCGCATCACAGTCTCTCATCAGGGACTACTCGTGGGTTTCTATCGAACACATTGCTCGTAAAGCAGTTCTTGTCatcaaatacacacttgagggtCTCAAGCAGAGGTCTCAATGATTTCAAAGTCGGATACTTGAGGGCTCAATTTCGTAGAGGGATTTCCGGGTTCGGTTCTGGATTCAACAGGCGGGGCTG GAAATCATGGTTCCACCAACTAAATGCTAATGACGCAGTTTTTGGCTTGATTGTTGCAAATGTCGCTGTTTTTATGTTATGGCGTATAGCAGATCGAAGATTTATGGTGGAAAACTTTATG ATTTCATTGGACAATATCAAAAGTGGGCGGGTGCATACCATGATAACTTCTGCATTCAGTCACATTGATCTTGAGCACATCATATCCAACATGATTGGACTTTACTTTTTTGGGATGAAT ATTGGAAGAACTTTTGGACCTGAATTTTTGTTGAAGCTGTATCTGGCTGGCGCAATTGGTGGCTCCGTGTTCTACTTAGTTCACCATGCCTTAATGGCTTCTTCATCAAAG GGTCAAGGAATGTCGGCATTCGACCCTTCAAGGACTCCAGGACTG GGGGCAAGTGGAGCTGTAAATGCAATCTTGCTGCTTGATATATTCCTACATCCAAAAGCTACTCTATACTTTGATTTCATCATACCAGTTCCAGCTATGTTACTG GGGATCTTCCTTATTGGGAAGGATATACTGAGGATAATAGAG GGAGAGAGTAATATTTCAGGATCAGCACATCTGGGGGGTGCGGTGGTTGCAGCTATTGCGTGGGCTCGAATTAAGAAGGGGCGTTTCTGA
- the LOC119987088 gene encoding cleavage stimulation factor subunit 50 isoform X2, producing the protein MLRGVSSTVMYDLGASIPAGYGSIPAPRAASIDFSAVQDKKGTSKNYRKHETRHLSEHKNVARCARFSPDGRFVATGSADTSIKLFEISKVKQMMLPDTKDAPVRPVIRTFYDHIQPINDLDFHPHNTILISGAKDHTIKFFDFSKATAKRAFRFLQDTHNVRSVNFHPSGDFLLAGTDHPIPHLYDVNTFQCYLSANVPDIGVNGAINQVRYSSTGSLYVTASKDGAVRLWDGVSASCARSIVGAHGTAEVTSAIFTKDQRFVLSCGKDSSVKLWEVGSGRLIKQYVGATHTQLRCQVVFNDTEEFILSIDDASNEIVIWDALTAEKVARWPSNHVGAPRWLEHSPTEAAFISCGTDRSVRFWKEAI; encoded by the exons ATGTTAAGAGGAGTGTCATCGACTGTAATGTATGACTTGGGGGCTTCAATTCCTGCCGGATATGGCTCCATCCCGGCTCCACGCGCTGCCTCTATCGATTTCAG TGCTGTGCAGGATAAAAAAGGCACATCAAAGAATTACAGAAAGCATGAAACCCGGCATCTTTCTGAGCACAAG AATGTTGCCAGGTGTGCACGGTTTAGTCCTGATGGGCGGTTTGTTGCAACTGGAAGTGCAGACACATCAATTAAGCTTTTTGAG ATTTCAAAAGTCAAGCAAATGATGCTTCCAGATACAAAGGACGCCCCAGTTCGACCAGTTATAAGGACATTTTATGACCATATACAA CCAATAAACGATCTGGATTTCCATCCTCATAATACTATACTGATATCAGGGGCCAAAGATCACACAATAAA GTTCTTTGATTTTTCAAAAGCTACTGCAAAGAGAGCTTTCAGATTTCTCCAG GACACTCATAATGTTCGTTCTGTTAATTTTCATCCTTCTGGAGATTTCCTTCTAGCAG GAACTGATCATCCTATTCCACATTTGTATGATGTCAACACCTTTCAGTGCTATCTATCAGCGAATGTCCCAGATATTGGTGTAAATGGAGCCATAAATCAG GTGAGATATTCCTCTACAGGTAGCTTGTATGTTACGGCATCTAAAGATGGTGCTGTTAGGTTGTGGGATGGGGTGAGTGCCAGTTGTGCACGCTCAATAGTTGGTGCACATGGAACAGCAGAAGTCACAAGTGCAATTTTTACAAAAGATCAAAG GTTTGTTCTTTCCTGTGGAAAGGACTCTTCTGTGAAACTTTGGGAGGTTGGCTCTGGAAGATTGATCAAACAGTATGTAGGAGCTACGCATACACAATTGCGATGCCAG GTTGTTTTTAATGATACTGAAGAATTTATACTATCTATAGACGATGCAAGCAACGAG ATTGTTATCTGGGATGCGTTAACAGCAGAGAAAGTGGCAAGGTGGCCTTCCAACCACGTTGGTGCACCACGCTGGCTGGAGCACTCTCCCACTGAGGCAGCCTTCATATCTTGTGGGACTGACAGGTCAGTCAGGTTCTGGAAGGAAGCTATCTAG